From Erwinia pyri, a single genomic window includes:
- the fni gene encoding type 2 isopentenyl-diphosphate Delta-isomerase: MKNAELIQRKNDHLDIVLNPAQAVSQIATGFAQWRFSHCAMPELDFNAVDISTSLFGKALKAPLMISSMTGGARRAQAINLHLAATAQALGLAMGVGSQRVALESKEDYGLNRKLRDVAPDIPLLANLGAAQISGPQGLDYARRAVEMIDADALIVHLNPLQEVLQTDGDRDWRGVLAALGELVNKLAVPVVVKEVGAGISPAVALRLAEAGVAMIDVAGAGGTSWAAVEGERARDPRQRAVAMAFANWGIPTSQALIDVRKALPGMPVVASGGIRDGIDVAKALRLGADFVGLAAAILPSATLSSEALNDAFLTLIDQLKTVCFCTGSADLNALRQAEIFYTGGAA, encoded by the coding sequence ATGAAGAACGCGGAACTGATCCAGCGAAAAAATGATCACCTGGATATAGTATTAAACCCAGCGCAGGCAGTCAGTCAGATTGCCACCGGCTTTGCACAGTGGCGCTTTTCACACTGTGCAATGCCGGAGCTTGATTTCAACGCTGTTGATATCAGCACCTCACTGTTCGGAAAAGCGCTTAAGGCGCCGCTGATGATCAGCTCCATGACTGGAGGTGCCCGGCGCGCGCAGGCTATCAATCTGCATCTCGCGGCCACCGCTCAGGCACTGGGCCTGGCAATGGGCGTGGGATCGCAGCGTGTCGCCCTGGAGAGTAAAGAGGATTATGGCCTCAACAGAAAGCTACGCGACGTGGCTCCCGATATCCCTTTGCTGGCGAATCTGGGAGCAGCGCAAATCAGTGGCCCGCAAGGCCTTGATTATGCCCGCCGGGCGGTAGAGATGATCGACGCGGATGCGCTGATTGTGCATCTCAATCCCCTGCAGGAAGTGCTGCAAACGGATGGCGACCGCGACTGGCGCGGGGTTCTGGCCGCTCTGGGTGAGCTGGTCAACAAACTGGCCGTTCCCGTTGTGGTCAAGGAAGTGGGGGCAGGAATTTCACCTGCGGTAGCGCTGCGGCTTGCTGAAGCAGGCGTGGCGATGATTGATGTGGCGGGCGCGGGCGGCACCAGCTGGGCGGCGGTGGAAGGGGAGCGCGCGCGGGATCCCCGCCAGCGTGCCGTTGCCATGGCTTTTGCCAACTGGGGGATCCCCACTTCTCAGGCGCTTATCGACGTGCGCAAAGCGCTGCCCGGGATGCCCGTTGTCGCTTCCGGCGGCATTCGCGACGGCATCGATGTCGCCAAAGCTCTGCGTCTGGGGGCTGATTTTGTTGGCCTGGCGGCGGCGATATTACCCAGCGCTACCCTCTCCAGCGAGGCGCTGAATGACGCTTTCCTCACGCTTATCGATCAGCTTAAAACGGTCTGCTTTTGCACCGGCAGCGCCGATCTCAACGCGCTGCGCCAGGCTGAGATTTTCTACACGGGAGGCGCAGCATGA
- a CDS encoding glycosyltransferase, which translates to MSHYAVISPPFYSHLQALEALAQELMVRGHKVTFIQQAGTMPWLGEKGPALYTLKTDPLPEETLARTLHLASHPGGMAVLTLIEDMARHTDMLCEALPAVLNELAVDGLIVDQMEPAGGLVAEALGLPFISVACALPVNRESGLPLPVMPFNYATSRRSQKIYHSSQRVYDWMMRSHNKVINRQARRFGLPSREGLHECLSSLAQISQTIPALDFPRKAPPENFYTVGPLRKKASASASQFWPASADRPFVFASLGTLQGHRFRLFKTIAKACRSLDAQLLIAHCGGLNSAQGEQLQQAGATWVTDFADQPAVLQQAQAVITHGGLNTVADAVSTRTPIITVPLAFDQPGVAARVAWSGIGRRVSRFCTSDTLAENLRKVLDDESYQQRLSAMQKQLAAAGGAARAAEIASQALSPITEATF; encoded by the coding sequence ATGAGTCACTATGCCGTTATTTCTCCCCCTTTTTACAGCCACCTTCAGGCGCTGGAGGCGTTGGCTCAGGAATTAATGGTGCGTGGCCACAAGGTAACCTTTATCCAGCAGGCTGGAACCATGCCCTGGTTAGGCGAAAAAGGCCCCGCGCTCTATACGCTTAAAACGGATCCACTGCCTGAGGAGACGCTCGCCCGGACGCTTCACCTGGCCTCTCATCCGGGTGGCATGGCGGTGCTGACGCTGATTGAAGATATGGCCCGCCACACGGATATGCTGTGCGAAGCGTTGCCTGCGGTGCTGAATGAGCTGGCGGTAGATGGCTTAATTGTCGATCAAATGGAGCCTGCGGGAGGGCTGGTAGCGGAAGCGCTGGGGCTGCCCTTTATCTCCGTTGCCTGTGCGTTGCCGGTTAACCGGGAGTCGGGCCTGCCGCTGCCGGTGATGCCGTTTAATTACGCCACCAGCCGCAGAAGCCAGAAGATCTATCACTCCAGCCAGCGCGTCTATGACTGGATGATGCGTAGTCACAACAAAGTGATTAATCGTCAGGCCCGCCGTTTTGGTCTCCCTTCCCGCGAAGGATTGCATGAGTGCCTCTCTTCGCTGGCGCAGATCAGCCAGACCATTCCGGCGCTCGATTTTCCCCGTAAGGCGCCGCCAGAAAACTTCTATACTGTCGGCCCGCTGCGCAAAAAAGCCTCCGCTTCCGCCAGCCAGTTCTGGCCCGCCTCTGCGGATCGCCCTTTTGTCTTTGCCTCGCTCGGTACGCTGCAGGGACACCGCTTCAGGTTGTTCAAAACTATCGCTAAAGCGTGCCGCAGCCTGGATGCCCAGTTGCTGATTGCTCATTGCGGCGGGCTGAACAGCGCGCAAGGCGAACAGCTGCAGCAGGCAGGGGCAACCTGGGTAACCGACTTTGCCGATCAACCCGCCGTGCTGCAACAGGCGCAGGCGGTGATCACCCACGGCGGGCTGAACACGGTGGCCGATGCGGTCAGCACCCGAACCCCGATTATCACGGTTCCGCTGGCGTTCGATCAGCCCGGCGTGGCCGCTCGCGTGGCCTGGAGCGGCATTGGCCGCCGGGTCTCCCGCTTTTGCACCAGCGACACGCTGGCGGAGAATCTGCGTAAAGTGCTGGATGATGAAAGTTATCAACAGCGACTATCGGCGATGCAAAAGCAGCTGGCCGCGGCGGGCGGCGCCGCCAGAGCCGCTGAGATTGCCAGCCAGGCGCTCAGCCCGATCACAGAGGCTACGTTTTGA
- the crtY gene encoding lycopene beta-cyclase CrtY encodes MKKWDVILAGGGLANGLIAWRLLQRQPTLSILMLEAGQQAGGNHTWSFHQSDLTPEQLAWLLPLVAHRWEGYEVAFPELNRTLPGGYLTLTSDHFAVMMSQALGENLRLNSHIVDLTPEHVVLDDGQTFYARTVIDGRGYQPNPAMQIGYQSFLGQQWQLKQPHGLKCPILMDATVDQLNGYRFVYTLPLTPDTLLIEDTHYIDSKAFDVDEGRKRIQHYAADKGWVLQTLQREEQGNLPITLAGKPESVWQHDRRQPCSGLRALLFHPTTGYSLPLAVALADLIASQPVLESGALYETIKTFALQQWQQQRFFRLLNRMLFLAGSPARRWQVMQRFYRLDQGLIARFYAGKPTCFDMARVLTGKPPVPVGEALSAVLKKTPRLRAF; translated from the coding sequence TTGAAAAAATGGGACGTCATTCTCGCCGGTGGAGGACTGGCAAACGGACTGATCGCCTGGCGCCTGCTGCAGCGTCAGCCGACTTTATCGATTCTGATGCTGGAGGCGGGCCAGCAGGCAGGCGGTAATCACACCTGGTCATTTCATCAGAGCGATCTCACACCCGAGCAGCTTGCGTGGCTGCTGCCGCTGGTCGCCCATCGCTGGGAAGGCTACGAGGTCGCTTTTCCTGAGCTGAACCGCACTCTGCCCGGCGGCTATCTGACTCTCACCTCGGACCATTTTGCCGTGATGATGAGCCAGGCGCTGGGTGAAAACCTGCGCCTTAACAGCCACATTGTTGACCTTACGCCTGAGCACGTTGTGCTGGACGACGGGCAGACGTTTTATGCCCGCACGGTAATTGATGGCCGGGGCTATCAGCCGAATCCTGCCATGCAGATTGGCTATCAATCCTTTCTTGGCCAGCAGTGGCAGCTTAAGCAGCCGCATGGCCTGAAGTGCCCGATCCTGATGGACGCCACCGTGGATCAGCTAAACGGCTACCGTTTTGTCTATACCCTGCCGCTGACGCCCGACACGTTACTGATTGAGGATACGCACTATATCGACAGTAAAGCGTTTGATGTCGATGAAGGGCGCAAACGCATTCAGCACTATGCCGCAGATAAAGGGTGGGTGCTGCAGACGTTGCAGCGTGAAGAGCAGGGTAACCTGCCAATCACGCTGGCCGGTAAGCCGGAGAGCGTCTGGCAACACGATCGGCGGCAGCCCTGCAGCGGCCTGCGCGCCCTGCTTTTCCATCCCACCACCGGCTATTCACTGCCGCTGGCGGTAGCGCTGGCAGACCTGATCGCCAGCCAGCCGGTGCTGGAAAGCGGCGCGCTGTACGAGACGATCAAAACCTTTGCGCTGCAGCAGTGGCAGCAGCAGCGCTTTTTTCGCCTGCTGAACCGCATGCTTTTTCTGGCCGGTTCACCGGCACGGCGGTGGCAGGTGATGCAGCGTTTTTATCGTCTTGATCAGGGACTCATTGCCCGCTTTTATGCGGGAAAACCCACCTGCTTTGATATGGCTCGCGTGCTCACGGGAAAACCACCGGTTCCGGTTGGTGAAGCGTTGAGCGCCGTGCTGAAGAAAACACCCCGTTTGCGAGCTTTTTAA
- a CDS encoding phytoene desaturase, which translates to MNKTIVMGAGFGGLALAIRLQAAGIPTLLLEARDKPGGRAYVYQDQGFTFDAGPTVITDPTAIEELFSLCGKQLADYVELMPVTPFYRLCWESGKVLDYDNDQAKLEAQIARFNPADVEGYRRFLSYSQAVFREGYLKLGTVPFLSFRDMIKAGPQLARLQAWRSVYSMVASFIEEDHLRQAFSFHSLLVGGNPFATSAIYTLIHALEREWGVWFPRGGTGALVQGMVKLFEDMGGEIQLNARVTRLAASGNKITGVELADGRTLPAAAVASNGDVVNTYAKLLGHTPQGKSRAGALKGKRMSNSLFVLYFGLNHAHNQLAHHTVCFGARYKELISDIFNSDMLSEDFSLYLHAPCVTDPSLAPPGCGSYYVLAPVPHLGTADIDWEVEGPRLRDRIFDYLEERYMPGLRSQLVTQRMFTPFDFRDELDAHHGSAFSIEPILTQSAWFRPHNRDSHFENLYLVGAGTHPGAGVPGVIGSAKATASLMLEDAAR; encoded by the coding sequence ATGAATAAAACGATTGTTATGGGTGCCGGTTTTGGCGGCCTGGCTTTAGCCATCAGATTACAGGCAGCCGGCATTCCCACGCTGTTGCTGGAAGCACGGGATAAACCCGGCGGGCGCGCTTACGTTTATCAGGATCAGGGCTTCACCTTTGACGCCGGTCCCACGGTGATCACTGACCCGACGGCTATTGAAGAGCTGTTCAGCCTGTGCGGTAAACAGCTCGCTGATTATGTAGAGCTGATGCCGGTCACGCCCTTCTATCGGCTCTGCTGGGAGTCGGGCAAGGTGCTGGATTATGATAATGATCAGGCGAAACTCGAAGCGCAGATAGCCCGCTTTAATCCGGCCGATGTGGAAGGCTACCGGCGTTTCCTGAGCTACTCGCAGGCGGTGTTCAGAGAGGGGTATCTTAAGCTGGGCACGGTGCCGTTCCTCTCGTTCCGCGATATGATCAAAGCTGGCCCACAGCTGGCCCGCCTGCAGGCGTGGCGCAGCGTCTACAGCATGGTGGCTTCCTTTATTGAAGAAGATCACCTGCGGCAGGCTTTTTCTTTCCATTCGCTGCTGGTGGGTGGCAATCCGTTCGCCACTTCTGCCATCTATACGCTTATCCATGCGCTGGAGCGTGAATGGGGCGTCTGGTTTCCGCGCGGCGGCACCGGCGCGCTGGTGCAGGGCATGGTAAAACTGTTTGAGGATATGGGCGGCGAAATTCAGCTCAACGCCCGGGTCACCAGACTGGCAGCCAGCGGGAATAAGATCACCGGCGTGGAGCTTGCGGATGGCCGTACCCTTCCCGCTGCGGCGGTGGCTTCAAATGGTGATGTGGTAAACACCTATGCAAAATTGCTTGGTCATACCCCGCAGGGGAAAAGCCGGGCCGGGGCGCTAAAAGGTAAGCGGATGAGCAACTCGTTGTTTGTGCTCTACTTCGGCCTCAATCACGCCCATAACCAGCTGGCGCACCACACGGTCTGCTTCGGCGCACGCTACAAAGAGCTGATCAGCGATATTTTCAACAGCGATATGCTCTCTGAAGATTTCTCACTCTACCTTCATGCTCCCTGCGTGACGGATCCCTCTCTTGCGCCTCCGGGCTGCGGAAGCTACTACGTCCTGGCGCCGGTTCCCCATCTGGGTACGGCAGATATTGACTGGGAGGTGGAGGGCCCGCGGCTGCGTGACCGTATTTTTGACTATCTTGAAGAGCGCTATATGCCTGGTCTGCGGTCGCAGCTGGTTACCCAGCGCATGTTCACCCCCTTCGACTTCCGCGATGAGCTGGATGCCCATCACGGCTCTGCGTTTTCGATAGAGCCCATCCTGACGCAGAGTGCCTGGTTCCGTCCGCACAACCGCGACAGCCATTTTGAGAATCTCTATCTGGTTGGCGCGGGCACCCATCCCGGCGCGGGCGTACCCGGCGTGATTGGATCGGCAAAAGCGACGGCCAGCCTGATGCTGGAGGATGCAGCACGATGA
- the crtB gene encoding 15-cis-phytoene synthase CrtB, with product MNQQLMTHATETIEAGSKSFATAARLFDPQTRRGALMLYAWCRHCDDVIDGQALGFAVPTSTEDQRFPAPASVTTPELRLQELRQQTARAFEGAPMSEPAFAAFQEVALAQEIPARLAFDHLEGYAMDVREETYLTFDDTLRYCYHVAGVVGLMMAQVMGVRDEAVLDRACDLGLAFQLTNIARDIVEDAQVGRCYVPLAWLAAENLTLDNYVEPSQRSALARVAQRLIEEAEPYYHSAQAGLHGLPLRSAWAIATARGVYREIGVKIRNAGKDAWQQRQGTSKAEKISLLIAGAGQAIASRRAKASSRPADLWQRPR from the coding sequence ATGAACCAGCAGTTAATGACCCATGCCACGGAAACCATTGAGGCAGGCTCTAAAAGTTTCGCCACCGCTGCCAGACTGTTTGATCCGCAAACCCGTCGCGGTGCACTGATGCTCTACGCCTGGTGCCGCCATTGCGACGACGTGATTGACGGTCAGGCACTGGGATTTGCCGTCCCTACGTCCACGGAGGACCAGCGCTTCCCCGCTCCGGCATCGGTAACCACGCCGGAGCTGCGTTTGCAGGAGCTCCGTCAGCAGACCGCGCGGGCTTTTGAGGGCGCTCCGATGAGCGAGCCAGCCTTCGCCGCTTTTCAGGAGGTCGCGCTGGCACAGGAAATTCCGGCGCGGCTGGCGTTTGATCATCTCGAAGGTTATGCCATGGACGTGCGTGAAGAGACCTATCTCACCTTTGACGACACCCTGCGCTACTGTTATCACGTGGCGGGTGTGGTGGGGTTGATGATGGCGCAGGTAATGGGCGTACGTGATGAGGCTGTGCTGGATCGTGCCTGCGATCTGGGACTGGCGTTTCAGTTAACCAATATCGCCAGGGATATTGTGGAGGATGCCCAGGTTGGGCGCTGCTACGTTCCTCTGGCGTGGCTGGCGGCAGAAAATCTGACGCTGGATAATTACGTTGAACCGTCGCAGCGCAGCGCTCTGGCCCGCGTGGCTCAACGATTGATTGAGGAAGCGGAACCCTATTATCACTCTGCGCAGGCGGGCCTGCACGGGCTTCCGCTGCGTTCAGCCTGGGCGATTGCTACTGCGCGCGGCGTTTACCGGGAAATTGGGGTGAAAATCAGAAACGCCGGAAAAGATGCCTGGCAACAGCGCCAGGGCACCAGCAAGGCGGAAAAAATCAGCTTGCTGATCGCTGGTGCTGGTCAGGCTATCGCTTCGCGCCGGGCTAAGGCCTCCTCTCGTCCTGCGGATCTGTGGCAGCGTCCTCGTTAA
- a CDS encoding sterol desaturase family protein, which yields MLLLCNVLIVVVTIIIMEIVATVSHKYIMHGWGWGWHHSHHKPHEGGLELNDLYAVLFAVLAVVLIWLGSIGYWPLQWIGAGMTAYGALYFIVHDGLVHQRWPFRYIPRKGYLKRLYMAHKLHHAVRGKEECVSFGFLYAPPLSKLQQTLRQRHTKSFNEDAATDPQDERRP from the coding sequence ATGCTTCTGCTGTGCAACGTTTTGATTGTCGTCGTCACCATTATCATCATGGAGATTGTCGCTACCGTTTCTCACAAATATATCATGCACGGCTGGGGGTGGGGCTGGCATCACTCGCACCATAAACCGCATGAAGGCGGGCTGGAGCTGAACGATCTCTATGCTGTGCTCTTTGCGGTACTGGCGGTGGTGCTGATCTGGCTGGGCAGCATCGGGTACTGGCCGCTGCAGTGGATTGGCGCAGGGATGACGGCCTATGGCGCGCTCTACTTTATCGTGCATGACGGGCTGGTTCATCAGCGTTGGCCCTTCCGCTATATTCCGCGCAAAGGCTATCTGAAAAGATTATACATGGCCCACAAGCTGCACCACGCCGTGCGTGGCAAAGAGGAGTGCGTCTCTTTTGGTTTTCTCTATGCGCCGCCGCTGTCTAAGCTCCAGCAGACGCTTCGTCAGCGGCATACAAAATCGTTTAACGAGGACGCTGCCACAGATCCGCAGGACGAGAGGAGGCCTTAG
- a CDS encoding YsnF/AvaK domain-containing protein translates to MAHEKIVTAFNQIQQAESAKQRLIVEGIAEKNIDIISGERLKVEGKEIRHPSFWQRLFGDDVDDNNAAEYSKAMQAGGVLLAVRAPKDQASHIEDELSAFAADYASTENDRGPLSGGEFAGETNDRLGSPTGSLAEKNDSLTANSNLSGVGETFGAGRDSLNSVDAEREGLKLAEENIEIGKRQVSDGAVKLRRYTVEDEVAEDVSLYEQHAEVFRRAVDEPAYLNDVDWSDKTVVVEESHEVPTVAKTARVKEEVGLRGEETARVETVKDSVRRQEVEVERAGEERLTDNVTGSLTDDVNGTKKF, encoded by the coding sequence ATGGCACACGAAAAAATCGTAACCGCATTCAACCAGATTCAGCAGGCAGAATCGGCCAAACAAAGATTGATCGTCGAAGGTATTGCAGAAAAAAATATTGATATTATTTCAGGTGAGCGCCTGAAGGTGGAAGGGAAAGAGATCCGCCATCCAAGTTTCTGGCAGCGACTGTTCGGCGACGACGTTGATGATAATAATGCAGCCGAGTACAGCAAAGCGATGCAGGCAGGCGGTGTGCTGCTGGCAGTAAGAGCGCCTAAAGATCAGGCCAGCCATATTGAAGATGAGCTTTCAGCCTTTGCAGCTGACTACGCCTCCACCGAAAACGATCGCGGCCCGCTAAGCGGCGGTGAGTTTGCTGGCGAAACTAATGACCGTCTGGGTTCACCAACAGGCAGTCTGGCAGAAAAAAATGACTCTTTAACAGCGAACAGTAATTTATCAGGTGTCGGTGAAACGTTTGGTGCCGGGCGTGATTCGCTGAACAGCGTTGATGCTGAGCGTGAAGGCCTGAAACTGGCTGAAGAGAATATTGAAATCGGTAAGCGTCAGGTAAGCGATGGCGCAGTGAAATTACGTCGTTATACCGTTGAAGATGAAGTGGCCGAAGATGTCTCGCTTTATGAGCAGCATGCTGAGGTCTTCCGCAGAGCGGTAGATGAGCCAGCTTATCTGAATGATGTGGACTGGTCAGATAAAACAGTTGTTGTGGAAGAGTCTCACGAAGTCCCAACCGTGGCGAAAACTGCCCGGGTTAAAGAAGAAGTTGGACTGCGTGGCGAAGAGACGGCCCGTGTAGAAACCGTTAAAGACAGCGTGCGTCGTCAGGAAGTGGAAGTTGAACGCGCTGGCGAAGAGCGCCTGACAGACAATGTGACCGGAAGTCTGACAGATGATGTTAACGGTACTAAAAAGTTCTGA
- a CDS encoding YsnF/AvaK domain-containing protein, whose amino-acid sequence MGKSEKPLAEQSDYSETLPLAEEQAEIVKHRHVDATVQVSRTTHTRQEELATELMQEEVHIKHIPFNKRLADDEIPQMRQEGDLLIIPVIEEEVEIVRRKVLKEEIHILKNTTSEKYTQDVTLRHQEVTIIKDEN is encoded by the coding sequence ATGGGAAAGAGTGAAAAGCCATTGGCCGAACAGTCTGATTACAGTGAGACGTTACCCTTAGCTGAAGAGCAGGCGGAGATTGTTAAGCACCGCCATGTGGATGCTACAGTTCAGGTAAGCCGCACTACCCACACCCGGCAGGAGGAGCTGGCCACTGAACTGATGCAGGAAGAAGTTCATATTAAGCATATTCCTTTTAATAAAAGGTTAGCCGATGATGAAATTCCGCAGATGCGTCAGGAAGGAGACCTGCTAATTATTCCTGTTATTGAAGAAGAAGTTGAAATTGTTCGTCGGAAAGTTCTTAAGGAAGAAATACACATCCTTAAAAACACGACATCGGAAAAATATACGCAGGATGTTACTCTGCGACATCAGGAAGTCACCATCATCAAAGACGAAAACTGA
- a CDS encoding aldo/keto reductase, with the protein MKYRQLGRSGLLVSELTLGTLTFCGKSGFEKTGNVDVRQARRFLDIALEQGVNTVDTADLYSLGGAEEVVGEALEGQRDRVILATKARSPLSEDPNNSGASRFHLIKACENSLRRLKTDHIDLYQIHNWDGITPVEETLRALEELIQSGKIRYFGTSNYTAWQMMKTLGSAERNHLNSPVSQQIYYTPESREAEFELLPMALDQNIGTLIWGPMGEGLLTGTVQRHQKTPDSSRQGNGWPEPYVHDMEHAWNVIDVLGEVAQELNASTAQVCLAWLLTRSGISSLIIGNRTEEHLRENLAAAELTLSEAQRKRIEQVTRPAPRYPYWHRFTSGMDRLDPSEKMFLDEYKETLDNRKDLEAK; encoded by the coding sequence ATGAAATACAGACAACTTGGCCGTTCCGGTTTACTGGTGTCAGAACTGACGCTGGGAACGCTGACCTTTTGCGGAAAATCGGGTTTTGAAAAAACGGGCAATGTGGATGTCCGCCAGGCACGCCGCTTCCTGGATATCGCGCTGGAACAGGGCGTTAATACTGTAGACACTGCCGATCTCTACTCGCTGGGCGGCGCTGAAGAAGTGGTAGGTGAAGCGCTGGAAGGTCAGCGCGACCGCGTTATTCTGGCGACCAAAGCGCGTAGCCCGTTAAGTGAAGATCCGAATAACAGCGGTGCCAGTCGCTTCCATCTGATCAAAGCGTGCGAAAACAGCCTGCGCCGTCTGAAAACAGACCATATCGATCTCTACCAGATCCATAACTGGGATGGCATTACGCCGGTTGAAGAGACGCTGCGGGCGCTTGAAGAGCTGATCCAGAGCGGCAAAATTCGCTACTTCGGTACCTCTAACTATACCGCCTGGCAGATGATGAAAACGCTGGGCAGCGCAGAACGAAACCATCTCAATAGTCCTGTCAGCCAACAGATCTATTACACGCCGGAATCGCGTGAGGCAGAATTTGAGCTGCTGCCCATGGCGCTGGACCAGAATATCGGCACGCTGATTTGGGGACCAATGGGCGAAGGTTTACTGACGGGTACCGTACAACGTCATCAAAAAACGCCGGACAGCTCGCGCCAGGGTAATGGCTGGCCTGAACCCTACGTTCACGACATGGAGCATGCGTGGAACGTCATTGACGTACTGGGTGAGGTGGCGCAGGAGCTGAATGCCTCTACGGCGCAGGTCTGCCTGGCCTGGCTGCTGACCCGCTCCGGCATCAGTTCGCTGATTATTGGCAACCGTACCGAAGAACATCTGCGGGAAAATCTGGCTGCTGCGGAGCTGACACTGAGTGAAGCGCAGCGCAAACGGATTGAACAGGTTACGCGCCCGGCGCCCCGCTATCCTTACTGGCATCGCTTTACCAGCGGCATGGACCGACTCGATCCCTCGGAAAAAATGTTCCTGGATGAGTATAAAGAGACGCTGGATAACAGGAAGGATCTGGAAGCGAAGTAG
- a CDS encoding four-helix bundle copper-binding protein, producing the protein MLTQYQECIDACYLCAAACDNCAASCLNEENLEMMRDCIRLDMQCANICRLSAQFMALESDSAKKLCALCAEICQQCGDECGKHQHDHCQHCAKACHACAEACRKMAA; encoded by the coding sequence ATGCTTACGCAATATCAGGAGTGTATTGATGCCTGTTACCTGTGTGCTGCGGCATGCGATAACTGTGCGGCCTCATGCCTTAATGAAGAAAACCTTGAAATGATGCGCGACTGCATCCGTCTTGATATGCAGTGCGCGAACATCTGTCGGCTTTCGGCACAGTTTATGGCGCTTGAAAGTGACTCAGCCAAAAAACTGTGCGCGCTCTGCGCCGAAATTTGCCAGCAGTGCGGGGATGAATGCGGTAAACATCAGCACGATCACTGCCAGCATTGCGCCAAAGCGTGCCATGCCTGTGCTGAAGCCTGCAGAAAGATGGCTGCCTGA
- the folD gene encoding bifunctional methylenetetrahydrofolate dehydrogenase/methenyltetrahydrofolate cyclohydrolase FolD — protein sequence MVAKIIDGKTIAQQVRQEVAEKVQQRLAAGKRAPGLAVVLVGENPASQIYVGSKRRACEEVGFLSRSYDLPASTSEADLLELIDKLNNDSEIDGILVQLPLPAGIDNVKVLESIAPSKDVDGFHPYNVGRLCQRAPKLRPCTPRGIVTLLERYNIDTFGMNAVVVGASNIVGRPMSMELLLAGCTTTVTHRFTKNLRFHVEHADLLVVAVGKPGFIPGDWIKPGAVVIDVGINRLESGKVVGDVDFAAASERASYITPVPGGVGPMTVATLIQNTLQACEEFHDGAVK from the coding sequence ATGGTAGCAAAGATTATTGACGGTAAAACGATTGCGCAGCAGGTGCGTCAAGAGGTTGCGGAAAAAGTTCAGCAGCGTCTGGCGGCCGGAAAGCGTGCTCCCGGCCTGGCAGTTGTGCTGGTGGGTGAGAACCCCGCTTCGCAGATTTATGTCGGCAGCAAACGCCGCGCCTGTGAAGAGGTCGGCTTCCTCTCCCGCTCTTACGATCTGCCCGCCTCCACCAGCGAAGCCGATCTGTTAGAACTGATCGACAAGCTGAATAACGACAGCGAAATCGATGGGATCCTGGTGCAGCTGCCCTTGCCGGCAGGCATCGATAACGTAAAAGTGCTGGAGAGCATCGCGCCCTCGAAAGATGTGGATGGCTTCCACCCTTATAATGTTGGCCGCCTCTGCCAGCGTGCGCCAAAGCTGCGTCCGTGTACGCCTCGCGGCATCGTGACGCTGCTGGAGCGTTACAACATCGATACTTTTGGCATGAACGCCGTTGTGGTTGGCGCCTCTAACATTGTCGGACGCCCGATGAGCATGGAGCTGCTGCTGGCTGGCTGCACTACCACCGTCACCCATCGCTTCACCAAAAATTTGCGCTTCCATGTGGAGCATGCCGATCTGCTGGTGGTCGCGGTAGGTAAACCAGGCTTTATTCCGGGTGACTGGATCAAGCCAGGCGCGGTGGTGATTGACGTGGGTATCAATCGCCTTGAAAGCGGTAAAGTGGTGGGTGATGTCGATTTCGCGGCGGCTTCAGAGCGCGCCTCTTATATCACCCCGGTTCCAGGCGGCGTGGGTCCGATGACCGTGGCGACGCTGATTCAGAATACCCTGCAGGCCTGCGAAGAATTTCATGATGGAGCAGTAAAATAA
- the ybcJ gene encoding ribosome-associated protein YbcJ produces MATFSLGKHPHVDLCDLLKLEGLVESGARAKTLIAEGNVTVDGVVETRKRCKIVAGQTVVFEGQSITVTA; encoded by the coding sequence ATGGCAACGTTCTCTTTAGGTAAACATCCCCATGTCGATCTCTGCGATCTGCTGAAGCTGGAAGGTCTGGTGGAAAGCGGCGCGCGCGCCAAAACGCTGATTGCGGAAGGCAATGTGACCGTCGATGGCGTGGTGGAAACCCGCAAACGCTGCAAGATTGTAGCGGGCCAGACCGTGGTATTTGAGGGTCAAAGCATCACGGTTACGGCGTAA